A genomic window from Zootoca vivipara chromosome Z, rZooViv1.1, whole genome shotgun sequence includes:
- the ZBTB6 gene encoding zinc finger and BTB domain-containing protein 6, translated as MAADSDVLHFQFEQQGEAMLQKMNLLRQQNLFCDVSIYINDTEFQGHKVIFAACSTFMRDQFLLTQSKQVRITILQSAEVGQKLLLSCYTGALEVKKKELLKYLTAASYLQMVHIVEKCTEALSRYLEIDAAVEGSRASSEKCHSSETELVCNGGCPDKDCEIIEISEDSPVNLEGHIKREKGDLQQLPVQSLMSETKNVKSPEISAVKIGYKDNKICLIRMDSISDPNVEEDQFPQPCTSSESSLYFPETQHSLINSTVESRVTEVPREQFQDFGREDPEGANRTATGGFQSPGDSAYSWRHQCPKCPRGFLHLENYLRHLKMHKLFLCLQCGKTFTQKKNLNRHIRGHMGIRPFQCMVCLKTFTAKSTLQDHLNIHSGDRPYKCHCCDMDFKHKSALKKHLTSVHGRSSMDKATFDSITEVRIDYD; from the coding sequence ATGGCTGCTGACTCGGATGTGCTGCACTTCCAATTTGAGCAGCAAGGTGAAGCCATGCTGCAGAAGATGAACCTCCTGAGACAGCAGAACCTATTTTGCGATGTCTCCATATACATAAACGACACTGAGTTCCAAGGGCACAAAGTGATCTTCGCCGCTTGCTCCACGTTCATGCGGGACCAGTTCCTGCTCACCCAGTCCAAGCAGGTGCGAATCACCATCTTGCAGAGTGCCGAGGTAGGCCAGAAGCTGCTCCTCTCCTGCTACACAGGGGCTCTGGAGGTGAAGAAGAAGGAGCTTCTCAAGTACCTAACAGCAGCAAGTTACCTGCAGATGGTGCACATTGTGGAAAAGTGCACAGAGGCACTGTCCAGGTACCTGGAGATTGACGCTGCCGTGGAGGGCAGCAGGGCGAGCTCTGAGAAGTGTCACTCCTCCGAGACAGAGCTGGTATGCAATGGTGGCTGCCCTGATAAAGACTGTGAAATCATTGAGatttctgaagacagccctgttaaTTTAGAGGGTCATATAAAACGGGAAAAGGGGGACCTTCAACAGCTGCCCGTGCAGAGCTTGATGTCAGAAACAAAGAACGTCAAAAGCCCTGAGATCTCAGCTGTCAAGATAGGGTACAAGGACAACAAAATCTGCCTTATCCGAATGGATTCCATCAGCGATCCTAATGTGGAAGAGGACCAGTTTCCACAGCCGTGCACCTCCTCCGAATCAAGCTTGTACTTCCCCGAGACTCAGCACTCTTTGATCAATTCGACTGTGGAGAGCAGGGTCACAGAAGTGCCCAGGGAGCAGTTCCAAGACTTTGGCAGGGAGGATCCAGAAGGAGCTAATAGAACGGCCACAGGTGGGTTCCAGAGCCCAGGGGACTCTGCCTACTCGTGGCGGCACCAATGCCCCAAGTGCCCCAGGGGATTTCTCCACCTGGAGAACTACCTCCGCCACCTGAAGATGCACAAGCTGTTCCTGTGCCTGCAGTGCGGGAAGACGTTCACGCAGAAGAAGAACCTGAACCGGCACATTCGTGGGCACATGGGCATCCGTCCCTTCCAGTGCATGGTCTGCCTGAAGACGTTTACAGCCAAAAGCACTCTCCAGGACCACCTGAACATCCACAGTGGGGACCGGCCCTACAAGTGCCACTGCTGTGACATGGACTTCAAGCACAAGTCTGCCCTCAAGAAGCACCTGACGTCTGTACACGGGAGGAGCAGCATGGACAAAGCCACCTTTGACTCCATTACGGAAGTCAGAATAGACTACGACTAG